One Deltaproteobacteria bacterium DNA window includes the following coding sequences:
- a CDS encoding UDP-N-acetylmuramoyl-L-alanyl-D-glutamate--2,6-diaminopimelate ligase, producing the protein MRLGALIDGLGETVRDVEVTGIATDSRAVRPGEAFFALPGLRTDGRRHVAEAVARGARVIVAEGEVAAKGGVPVVSVAAVRRVLAHAAARLAGEPSAGLTLVGVTGTNGKTSTTFILEAIWLAAGLRAGVIGTVGYRFAGLDRPAPLTTPEAPVLQGLLAEMRRAGTTQVAMEVSSHALAQERVVGCRFDAAVFTNLTRDHLDFHGDLDRYYRAKAGLFLEHLAAGGKPDPAAVVNVDDPAGARLADEVQTRCVRVGRAEDADVRPLDIETTLAGTRGMLFLGGRRLPFRTRLVGAPQVENILGAAAAAWALGVPSEAIAAGLAAVAPPPGRLERFDGPGFTVMVDYAHTPDALARVLTVLRPLTPGRLVVVFGCGGDRDPGKRPMMGEAAARLSDVVILTSDNPRTEDPLRILEAIEAGVGRAGMPTLGKPAPGGRGYLVEADRRAAIALAIRLARPGDLVLVAGKGHEDYQIVGYEKRHLDDREEVRRALASQDAGGR; encoded by the coding sequence ATGCGGCTCGGCGCGCTCATCGACGGTCTCGGCGAGACCGTGAGGGACGTGGAGGTGACCGGTATCGCCACGGACTCGCGGGCGGTCCGTCCCGGCGAGGCGTTCTTCGCGCTCCCCGGGCTGCGCACGGACGGGCGCCGCCACGTGGCCGAGGCGGTGGCCCGCGGGGCGCGCGTGATCGTCGCCGAGGGCGAGGTGGCGGCGAAGGGCGGCGTCCCGGTGGTTTCGGTGGCCGCGGTTCGCCGCGTGCTCGCGCACGCGGCCGCCCGTCTGGCGGGGGAGCCGAGTGCCGGGCTCACGCTGGTCGGGGTCACCGGCACCAACGGCAAGACGAGCACGACCTTCATCCTCGAGGCGATCTGGCTGGCCGCCGGCCTCCGCGCCGGCGTCATCGGCACCGTCGGCTACCGTTTTGCGGGCCTCGATCGGCCGGCGCCGCTCACCACGCCCGAGGCGCCGGTGCTCCAGGGGCTGCTCGCCGAGATGCGGCGTGCCGGGACGACGCAGGTGGCCATGGAGGTGTCGTCCCACGCGCTCGCGCAGGAGCGCGTCGTCGGCTGCCGGTTCGACGCCGCCGTGTTCACCAACTTGACGCGCGACCATCTGGATTTTCATGGCGACCTGGATCGTTATTACCGCGCCAAGGCCGGCCTCTTCCTCGAGCATCTCGCCGCGGGCGGGAAACCCGATCCGGCGGCGGTGGTGAACGTCGACGATCCGGCCGGCGCGCGGCTCGCCGACGAGGTGCAGACGCGCTGTGTGCGGGTCGGCCGCGCCGAGGATGCGGACGTACGACCGCTCGACATCGAGACGACGCTGGCGGGGACGCGGGGCATGCTGTTCCTCGGCGGCCGGCGACTCCCCTTCCGCACCCGCCTGGTCGGCGCCCCGCAGGTGGAGAACATCCTGGGTGCGGCGGCGGCGGCCTGGGCGCTGGGCGTGCCGTCGGAGGCGATCGCGGCGGGGCTTGCGGCGGTGGCGCCGCCGCCCGGCCGCCTCGAGCGCTTCGATGGACCCGGCTTCACGGTCATGGTCGACTACGCTCACACGCCCGACGCGCTCGCCCGGGTGCTCACCGTCCTGCGGCCGCTGACCCCTGGCCGGCTCGTCGTCGTCTTCGGCTGCGGCGGCGATCGCGACCCGGGCAAGCGGCCGATGATGGGCGAGGCGGCGGCCCGTCTGAGCGACGTCGTGATCCTCACCTCGGACAACCCGCGCACCGAGGATCCGCTGCGCATCCTCGAGGCGATCGAGGCCGGGGTCGGTCGGGCGGGCATGCCGACTCTCGGCAAGCCGGCACCGGGCGGCCGGGGCTACCTGGTGGAGGCCGACCGGCGGGCGGCGATCGCACTCGCCATCCGCCTCGCCCGGCCGGGCGACCTTGTGCTGGTGGCCGGCAAGGGGCACGAGGACTACCAGATCGTGGGTTACGAGAAGCGCCATCTGGACGACCGCGAGGAGGTGCGCCGCGCCCTCGCGAGCCAGGACGCGGGGGGGCGGTGA